ACGCTCAGACCTGTCCTCTCCGTCTCTAATCCCAGTCTGCATCTCGTCCCATCAGTGTCCACTCCCTGACCATCCCACActtgcttttccctctcctcccacgTCTGCCAGCCTTGGAAAAAGGGGACACGAACTGGTCCGCGTCCCTGGGGCCAGGAGGTGCCGGGCAGAGGCTGCACATGGCACCGAGGCAGCGGCAGCACCCTTCGGGCACTTCCTTCCATGCTCGCCAACCTCAGCCCTACTTggcctccctgcagccttctcccaCTTTTCTCGAGCCATGCCTGCGCGAGCCTCCAGGCTTTCAGAGCATCTTCCTATATTTGTGCCCAACCCCTCACAGCCTGGAGCCTGGCATTTCCCTGGCTTTATCAAATGCCCaaccttctcctctcccccatttTCCATCCAAGCCAGCCCCTTTCTGTTTGGTAACTAAAAAATGCCATTTATGCTTGTTTGAAACCCCCCAGGCACTGAGATATTCTGCAAGATGGAGGGAGAGAGGGTCAAGCCCCAAGCACAGCTCACCCTGAAGTTCTCAGGGTCCACGTGCAGCTTCTCGCAGTGCAGCTCGGACAGCTTGGCGTAGGTTGCCTTGAGGTTTTCCAGGTTCTTGACAGCTTCCCCGAAGGAGGTGAGCACTTTCTTGCCATGGGCACGGACTTTGGGGTTGCCGATGATGGCGGTGGGGCTGGAGAGGTTCCCAAAGCTCTCAAAGAACCTCTGGGTCCAGGGGTAGACGatcagcagcctggggagagatggagggacaCAAGCAGACACAGACACGTTAATGTTCCCAAATGCAATTGCCACCGTTTCTCTCTCCAGCGTGCAGCTGAGCAGATGCCCGGAGCTGGACCTACCTGGCCAGGGCCTCGGCACCGCATTCCTCCACGTTGACCTTGCTCCAGATGCTGGCGATGAGCTGCTTCTCTTCAGCTGTCCAGTGCACCATGGTGGCAGGCGGCTTTGCTCAGAGCTGGAGGCGGACGCAGACCCCGTAGCTGAGCTGCGGACCCCGTGGAGGCTTTTATCGGCTGCCGGCAGCTCCTCCCCGTCCTGCGCTGCGGGGTCattggctggggctggggtgggggtccccaccAGCGGTGGGTCGGTCTGTCCACGGAGTGGTCAGTCTGCAGTGAGGTGTGGTTTTCAAGGAAAAAGCCCTGTGACTTGCTTAACAGGCCGTCCCAGGACATAATACCCCCTtatctccctctccttccccctgcaTGCCCGCTCACCACAGGCATGCACGTGCCACCCCAcgtcctgcagcctgcagcaggcacTGACCCACGTGCAAGGTGCTTTACAACAGCTTCTCGCCAGCAGCACCGAACCTTTGAGTCCTCTGCGGGATTCACAGGCTCTTTAAGCTTGAGGGATATTTCTCTGACGGGATAGATGACCTGATTTATGAAATTAGGCACTTCACAGGCCCTTCTGCATGGGAGCACACTCTTGGGGACGCTGAGAGCTGTTGCCCTTGGCCGCAGCTCTGCAGCGCTGGACACACAGACCCGCAGAGAAGCCCCTGTGCATTTTCCTAAGCAGGCACCTTTCATCAGGCAAAAGTGTGGGAAACATCAGCCTGTCAGTCCAGTTCCTCCACACCTGAACCGTGTGCTGGAGACCCACGGGTGTGCAGCCATGCTTGGTGTTCATGAAACAGCGATCACCTCCTTGTGCTCCAGGTTTCAAGGAATACCGTGTGGGatgccggtgccggggcgggctCTGACCTGGGGCAGGGTCCTCTGCTCTTTCAGCGTGTGTACAGTGTTAACAAGGCAGGCACCTCACCGGCCTCTCCCTGCTGGGAAATTAAATGCCTTGCACAAGGATAGCAGGACCCGCCGTGTTACAACCGGACCAGCAGCATCCGTTTCCATCGGTTCAAGGTCTGACCAAAGGCTTTTGTTTGACTCTGGGTGTCACCTTCCCGTCGAACTACACGGGTGCCTTCCTGTTTTTCAGGCTTCAGGTGAAGCTGTGCTCGCATGCTCAGAAAGGCAAAGCCAGGATGCGTGAGGTGTAGGGCATCCTGACAAGACCGTGGACTTTGGGTCTGTCTGTAGGCAGTTTAGGAGGTTTCATCCAGACCTCTGACCCCTTCCAGTTACAGATCGATACTGGTCCAGTGATCTCATCAGAGCCACACTGAGCAGTGGCACGAGCCCATCACTATGATCCACTGGGGGTGGTTCACATCTATAGTCACATTTCAGCTCCTTGCTGCGGGTCCTAGGAggcattattcatttttttaaatttctgaaccCTAGGCAAGGCCCGCAGGTCCCTCTCAGCAGCAAGTGAGCCACCGGAGCGGTCTGATAACACAATGTGGAGCGGAGGCTGCTCAGCACAGATAAATGTATCGTGCAGGTGGCCAGCGCTTGCTTTAGTCCCTCACCTAAAGAGCAGACAAACGGTCACACGCCCTTGGCTCTTAAGGAGATCTGAAGACTTCAGAAGCTGTCAATTTTCTATAAGACAGGACTCAAAGAGTGAAATCAAATATGTGCAACCCTAAGTCCGCAGGCAGAAATTCCCACTGTGTGAGCCAGCCAGCCCAACTGAGCACGGAGCTGACCCAAACGGCTGGGGGACGACAATAAATGAGCCAGCATGGCCTGTTCATTTATTACTTCTCTCGTCCTGTAGTCCGCGCTTCCTGGCAGACccccactgaaaataaaatccaagctACACCTGGGTCTATTATTAGCAATGCATTTGCCTCATCTGTGATGAGGAGACTCATTTTCAGCTCCGCAGAGCTgaacttaaaaagagaaaagataatgatggtttttttctgcatttgatcCAGCAGTATAAAAAAGCTCGGGGACAggtggcagagagcaggaggagtGCAAAGCTGGGACAAGCTTGACAACATCAAACACAGAGGCTTGGAGGAGAGTATTAACTGCAGTATTGCTATTAACAAGAATCTGTGGCTAATAAATGCTGGTTTTCTGGactctgcagaaaagcaggcagagaCGTGGCTTGCAGTGAGAAACCTCAGGTCCTGGTCCCACGCTCTGACCCGTTCAGGGGCTGGTTTTGCTGGTGCAGTCGCAGGAGCAGGACCACTTCTTCACAAGTTGGTTAACGATGGCCACAAAGAactgaggggaaggggaagggggaagaaaaaggaaagggaggaggaagagcggcTGAAGTAATTCCAGCTCATTTGgtgctgcttttctgtattgaTTCCTTTTAACGACTTCTTTTATACCCACAGTAATTCTTTAAACTCTTTAAATCCTGTAGGACAGGCACTCGTAGAAAAGGAATAATAGCAGGTGAATCAGCCAGCTAATCGGGTTAGGGTTGTATCAGAGACTTGTACGCCTCTGGATGTGGAGAGCCCATAACAGCAATGACGTTTTACAGCCACGCTGGGCTGTAAATTCATATACGAGCTTCAGCCTACTTCTGCCCCACTGGTCCTTTTGGCTGTGTCCAGTCCAGCACTGGTGCCTTGATTTACCTTGAAGGCCAGAGCTAACGTGCCCCCACCACACTGCTGATGCAGATACCCTGTAAAGGGTTGCTCCAGAAATGGTGCTTGGGGCAAAAGAGGACTTCAGGCTACTCTCCAGGTGAACCCCAAATTCGGGACCAGAGCAAAGCCTTACAAAATGCTCACAGACCGTAAGGACACCAGCAGAGCGGCTGCTCTAAACCCGTTCAGGATGTGGTCAATGACAAATTCAGGgaaatgcagagcagcagccGGCTGGTCTGAATCACCATAATTTATACAGCTTTCCCTGGCTGCGACTGTCTGGTTACTAGCCTGACCATGAAAGCCAAGGAGAATTTCTGAAAACgcaatttttttccttaggaggGAACGGGAGAATAGGAAAGACCACAAACAGAAGAGGTGCGGGCGCACCATGGTGGAGATTCGGAGCAGATTGGAGTTTTACAGCAAGCAGGCAGAGAGCTTGATGTTATTACCGCAAGGAGAGTTATCTAATTTAGCTGTGGCTCATCGCCCGAGGCACTCTGCTTTCAacacaaagacatttcaaatcATTTCTGTGCCGTAACAATAAACTAAGGGAAAATATAACTGCAGGTTAAATGAATGCCTCTCTGCCCCTGTCATGGATCTCTAATTTCAGGATCCAGGTTTAACCCCTTGTACCCTTTAGGCCCGACTCCAAGAGGTGCGGAGCACCCCTTGCTCTGACTGCTCCGGCCTGAATTTCATGCCACGCAATGACTTAGTTATCATGCAAGCATGGGCCTCGGTGTTTTATTTGACTTAGAGCCTTTTACTGTATTGCTTTAGTTTTGTAGGAAATCTCCTGGCTCTGAAATTTGTGTCTCAGGTGACACGGTCTGGAGGTTGGGAGCCGGTTGCAACAGAAATGCACAGAGGACCCCCAGGGCACGGCAGGAGATGTGACCTGACGCTGTCCATACATCCCTGTCCCTATGGCCCTGGAAGGGGACTCACCCGGACAtcctcagccctgcagccagtCCAGAGTCACAGGCTATGGGGGTTCAGAGCTGAGTGAGGTGAAGGGACGAGAGGCACAAGGTGAGGCATAAGAGCCAGGATATTCAGGGAAAAGCTACGGATTTAATTAAACAGCTTCTGAGTTATCCCTCAACACAAGAACTCAGGCAAAAGCAACCCAGAAAtaggcaaaagcagcttttttattCATGACAAGCTGCCTCCAAGACAGTCCCATTTAAGGCAGTGTTTTTCCTGCCTGTGACCGAGTCGATGGTTTGCGCTCACCCCCCACCCTTGCTGGGGTTTTCATCTGCTCAGCACAAGAGGGACACAAGCTCCTGGCAAGGGGCTCCAGCCTGTGGCCTCCTACCGAAACCTCTGGGCTGCAAAATGAGCCCACACgagctgggggctggaggggacatcGGGGTGGGACCGCTTGCATGAGGGACGTGGTCGGTGCAGAGCTTCCTGGGGCGCAGAGGGGAAGAGCAacggggcagggggtgagggagCCAGATGGGGTTTTCCAGCTGTGACCTGGTACGCGACGAGTCCCCATGGCAGCACGGTGCACGCTTTGCTGCTGGACCGGGCTGCACATTGCAGCACCACTTCTcccagagcagggctctgctttgccttgctgtgctggggCCGGTGTAGCATCCCCGGCCGCAGCAATGTAGCGCAACACCCAACTATCAGCCTGACAGAGGCTGGTTGGGACCCCGCCGCCCTGGCCGTGCCCAGGTCCCCCTCTATCACCCGCGGGCAGCCCATCGCCACCCACGCCCTGCAAGCCCCGCACCAGATAGCTCCTCACCACCCTCGCTGCAACCCGAGATAAAAGCCAGCGCCCGGCCGTGCTCAAGGTGCGACGGCCTGTTTTCTGCCCCTGGGTTTAGCAGAAATGGGCTGCATTATTAGTGGGGCTGgggcctggctctgctgcctgctggcaTACGGACAGCCATACGGGCATCCTCCAGCCACACATCAGCTGCCGCCCTTTGCTAGTCACACCAGTGTGCAGCCCTGGTATCTATGGGATAAACTGAGTTTTCctatcatttttttctcttggggcAGGTGAGAGGTGTTACAGGACAGGATTTCAGGATCTCCTTCACCGCTGCCTGGTGCCCAAAGGCAGCATTCACACCCGAGCAGAGCGTGTACCAACACAGCTGGTCAGGAGGATGGGAGCTGACTCTCGGTCACCGagccctcccctctgctcctctagCAATGTGGGGATCCCTAAACGTGTGTTCCCCAGGGCCCTGGACACTGCCAGAGCCAGAGGTGAGCAGAGGATGGAAAATCAGACCCGCAGAAAAGGTCCCTTCTGGGGTCTCCTGCCCATGCAGATGAAACAAGTGATTATAATACCACGGAATAACACAGTGCCGTGTGTTAACATGGTGCCCTGGTTAGGAAACCTACAAAGCAAAAAGCCCTCAGGCACTGACACAGCCCTGCATGTGACACTGCGTCCCTGTGCTCACACACTGAAGTCCTGCAGAGCAACCgctctgctttctcttgctgGCAATTCAGCTGAACTGTGGCTAACCCGAAAGCCCTGACCCTTGGTGGTCTGCAGGACCCCTGCAGTTCTGCAGGCACAAACAGGGTCTGGAGTTGGGGGCTGTCCCGGTGCCTGTGCCCTCCTGTGTCTCTGCACTCTGACAAGTCAGCGGGGAATTCTCCTGGACTCAGTTTTTTTGCAAACGCAGCTCTGCTGATCCAGGGCTCAAACTCACGGTCGTCAGTTCGGGAGAGCAGAAAGGGGCCAGAAAGACCCATTGCCCAGGGCTGGACCCCCGGGGCTTTACAGGCCCAGGAAGGGAAGAGCCGCAGAGCCAAACAGATGCTGGCGCAGGAGGTCAGGATCAGCCCACGCAGCACAGAGGGTCTGGGCTCGCCCACGGtgggacaggctggggagggaaaccCCCGTGGGAGCGAGCCCAGCCGTTCTAGGCAGGTTGGAGACCATCCTCAGGACCTTAGAAAAGAGGCATGAAACCTCTGCCTCTGAAAATCCCGGGGCTTTTGCAGTGCTCTCAAGGCTCCAAATCTCAAGAGCGGGCACCAGCCGCCTCCTTCGCTTGGCTGCTAATGGCATCCGATGCCGCCTTCCTCCACGGCTTCCCCCAGCCCTTGCCCGTGCCCGTGCCTTGGGGAGCGCTCCCACTCCTGAAGGGTagggctgctctcctctcctccccacatcTTTCCTCTCCTGTGCTCACTAAGGGAGCCCAGGGCTCCTTGGGCAAACTGAGCCAAGTcgtgctgcagggagagcagaggagccCGCTGCTCCGGGAAGATGCTTGGTTGTACCCGTGCTGGGCAGAAGCACAGTGTGGAGA
The genomic region above belongs to Mycteria americana isolate JAX WOST 10 ecotype Jacksonville Zoo and Gardens chromosome 1, USCA_MyAme_1.0, whole genome shotgun sequence and contains:
- the LOC142404499 gene encoding hemoglobin subunit rho, whose translation is MVHWTAEEKQLIASIWSKVNVEECGAEALARLLIVYPWTQRFFESFGNLSSPTAIIGNPKVRAHGKKVLTSFGEAVKNLENLKATYAKLSELHCEKLHVDPENFRLLGDILIIVLAAQFTKDFTPACQATWQKLVGVVAHALAYKYH